A genomic window from Pyxidicoccus trucidator includes:
- a CDS encoding Hsp70 family protein: MRACGLDFGTSNTAAALPDGTVLPLQPHTQEPRLFRSVLFFPDDEQTIYAGADAIQRYLEDNTGRFIQSVKSFLHSNSFRATQVKGRTYTIEELVAVLLRRVRDAAGTQMGGPPDAVILGRPAVFTPDPEADALAQQRLLRAAELAGFQKVQFLIEPIAAALAYEAQLTRDELVLVADFGAGTTDLTLMRLGPSRRGNPDRRPDVVGSTGVRIGGDRFDAEIMRHKLLPRFGAGSSYRLRGISDKRMPIPQHVMAKLLTWHEMSFIREKSTQELLETMLETSDKKVEIQALYDLVMDNLGYRLFRAIEAAKVRLSRDEQATVDFEEARIQLHEPITRAEFEAFSKPLLDELAQCTDGLLARHSEAKDIDAVFLTGGSSQIPAVRQLYVRRFGEDRVRTADAFTSVAEGLGRAAAHLTS, from the coding sequence ATGCGTGCCTGCGGACTCGACTTCGGAACCAGCAACACCGCCGCGGCGCTGCCCGACGGCACGGTGCTGCCCCTGCAGCCCCACACCCAGGAGCCGCGCCTGTTCCGCTCCGTCCTCTTCTTCCCGGACGACGAGCAGACCATCTACGCGGGCGCCGACGCCATCCAGCGCTACCTGGAGGACAACACCGGACGCTTCATCCAGTCCGTGAAGTCCTTCCTCCACTCCAACTCCTTCCGCGCCACCCAGGTGAAGGGGCGCACCTACACGATTGAAGAGCTGGTCGCCGTCCTCCTGCGCCGCGTGCGCGACGCCGCCGGCACGCAGATGGGCGGACCTCCGGACGCCGTCATCCTCGGCCGCCCCGCCGTCTTCACCCCGGACCCGGAGGCGGACGCCCTCGCCCAGCAGCGCCTGCTCCGCGCCGCCGAGCTCGCCGGCTTCCAGAAGGTCCAGTTCCTCATCGAGCCCATCGCCGCCGCGCTCGCCTACGAGGCCCAGCTCACCCGCGACGAGCTCGTCCTCGTGGCGGACTTCGGCGCCGGCACCACCGACCTCACCCTCATGCGCCTGGGGCCCTCGCGCCGGGGCAACCCCGACAGGCGCCCGGACGTGGTGGGCTCCACCGGCGTGCGCATCGGCGGTGACCGCTTCGACGCCGAAATCATGCGCCACAAGCTGCTGCCCCGCTTCGGTGCCGGCTCCTCGTACCGGCTGCGCGGCATCAGCGACAAGCGGATGCCCATCCCCCAGCACGTCATGGCCAAGCTGCTCACCTGGCACGAGATGTCCTTCATCCGCGAGAAGTCCACCCAGGAGCTGCTGGAGACCATGCTGGAGACCAGCGACAAGAAGGTGGAAATCCAGGCCCTCTATGACCTCGTCATGGACAACCTGGGCTACCGGCTCTTCCGCGCGATTGAAGCGGCCAAGGTGCGCCTGTCCCGTGACGAGCAGGCCACCGTGGACTTCGAGGAGGCCCGCATCCAGCTCCACGAGCCCATCACCCGCGCCGAGTTCGAGGCCTTCAGCAAGCCCCTGCTCGATGAGCTGGCGCAGTGCACGGACGGGCTGCTCGCCCGCCATTCCGAGGCGAAGGACATCGACGCGGTGTTCCTCACCGGCGGCTCCTCGCAGATTCCCGCGGTGCGTCAGCTCTACGTGCGCCGCTTCGGCGAGGACCGCGTGCGCACCGCGGATGCGTTCACCTCCGTGGCCGAGGGCCTCGGGCGCGCGGCGGCCCACCTGACGTCCTGA